The genomic region ATTAGACCGGTTCGAACTGGTCTTTTCCGACACCGCATTCGGGACATACCCAGTCATCGGGAAGATCGTCAAAAGCAACATTATCGTTCTCCGCCGGATCATAGATATATCCGCAAACAGTACATCTGTATTTCTGCATGGCCATGCTCCTTTCTGATAATTGGATCAACTCGCTATCAGTTCACTCTATTTTATGTCAGTTGGGATTATCTTTCTACTGTTATTTAACAAATAATATTGATAATTCCCGTTCTTGAGACACTCCTAATTCGAACCAGCCCCGCACCGGCAACATACCCCGATGCGGGGCTATTCTCTTATCGCGTCCAAAGGCAGTTTAACGTCATGCCCGGGACCTGGTACAGCATCCCTCTTTGCAATGCGTCACCGGACGCAACATAAATTTCAAGGTTACATTCATAAGCTCCTCCTTTTTTAAGCCATTATTCACTCCACACTTTAATGATACCATGATAGTATCATTTGTCAAGGGTGATAATGTACCTTTTTTATACCCGGATACCTAACTTCCGCGAAAAGGAATAACCGCGGGAAAAAACTTTTTACAAAAGGTCTTTTATACGAGATTCGAAAAATTCCCTGTCTCTATACCCTACGACCTTTTCGACGATCCTGCCTTGTCGATCGATTATGAAAGTGGTCGGTATCCCCCTTATCCCGCCGTATGCGCTGACCGTGGCCTGATCGCCCATAACAAGGGGATAACTTACGTCGGCTTCACGGGCGAACTCCCTGACAGGTGCCGCCCCTGCCCTGTCCAGGCTCACGCCCACTATCACAAGGCCCTCTGACTTGTAGCGCCTGTAAAGTGCCTCGAAATGAGGGACTTCCATCCTGCAGGGCGGGCACCATGTCGCCCAGAAATCCAGTATGACCACCTTCCCCTCTGTGTTCGACAGGCTGAAGTCATTGCCACTTATATCTTTAAGTGTAAAGTCCGGGGCCGTCTGACCGTCACTGACCGCGGATGAACTCTGACAGGAGAGAACGCCCCCGGCCAGCAGTATAAGCATTACCAAAGGC from Candidatus Omnitrophota bacterium harbors:
- a CDS encoding rubredoxin; this encodes MQKYRCTVCGYIYDPAENDNVAFDDLPDDWVCPECGVGKDQFEPV
- a CDS encoding redoxin domain-containing protein, whose protein sequence is MNFTVLLNKMEEEAVKNRFVILPLVMLILLAGGVLSCQSSSAVSDGQTAPDFTLKDISGNDFSLSNTEGKVVILDFWATWCPPCRMEVPHFEALYRRYKSEGLVIVGVSLDRAGAAPVREFAREADVSYPLVMGDQATVSAYGGIRGIPTTFIIDRQGRIVEKVVGYRDREFFESRIKDLL